A region of the Myxococcus stipitatus DSM 14675 genome:
TGGGGCTGCGCGGAGGAGGTCGTGACGCTGGTGGCGGCGCACGCGCGCTGAGGCGTCAGGCGCGAGCGCGGAGCACGGTGCCGAAGCCTCGTTCACGTCCGAGGGCGGGGGAGACGGCGCCGAGGCTCACGGCTTCGCGGCCGGAGATGAGGACGGACTTCACGGCGGCGTCGTTGCGGCGCACCAGGCGGATGAAGCCGCCGAAGTTCTCCATGGGGGCCTCCGCGATTTCATCGAGGCTCGAGTCGAGGCCCTCGGGGTTGATGACGACCAGGTCGGCGCGGCGGCCCTCGGCGAGGACTCCGGCGTCGAGGCCGAACCATTCGCCGATTTCACCGGTGAGGCGGTGGACGGCGCGTTCGATGGGCATGAAGGGCTCGCCGCGCTTCTCGGCTTCGCGGACGAGGCGCAGGAGTCGGAGGGGGAAGTTGTAGTGGGCCATGTTGCGCAGGTGGGCGCCCGCGTCGGAGAAGCCCACGAGGATGTCTGGGTGGCGGCAGATGAACTCCAGCTCCTCGCGTCGGTCATTGGCCATGACGGTGTACCAGCGCAGCGCGTCTCCATGCGTGGCGACGAGGTCGAGGAAGACATCCACGGCATCGCGTGATTGGTCCTGGGCGACCTGGGCGAAGGACTTGCCGACCAGGGTGGGGTCGGGGCACTGGAGGATGCGGGACTGGTTGAAGTCGCGGTGGAAGGCGCGAGGGAGGAAGCGGTTGGTCCATTCGGCGCGGAAGCGGGAGCGGTAGGCGGGGTCGTTGAGGAGACCGGTGCGGGAGGCTGCGTCCTGGAGGTGGAGGGCGGCGGCGCCGGCGCCGAACTCCTCGAAGACGACGAGGTCGATGCCATCGGCCCACAGGTCGAAGACTTCAGGCAGGGCCTGCCAGCGGAAGTTGGCGCCGAGGAGTCGGTTGGCGACGCGGGACAGGACACCGATGAGGCGATGGATGCCTCGGCTGGCGCGAGGGTCCATCATGGAGATGACGGTGGTCTTCAGCGTCGGGCGCCACAGGCCCATGCTCTCGAGGAGGAAGAGGACGACGTTGACCTTGGTGCTGATGTTGGGGACGCCCTGGAAGACGCGGCCTTTCTCGCGAAGGAGGCGGGTGAGGCGGCGGTATTCGCTCCAGCGGGCGTAGGTGGAGGGCAGGGGGCGGCTGCGGATGTCGCGGGTGCCGCCCATCTTGTCCCACTTGAGGGTCATGATGGAGAGGCCCAGGTAGCCCAGGTCGAGGCCCTCGCGGACGAGGGACTCCATGCGGCGCAATTCGTCTTCGCTGGGGCGGACGCCGGAGTCGAGGCTGCGGTGGAGGCCCATGGTGTGGGCGCGCAGCGCGGAGTGGCCGAGGAAGGAGGCGACGTTGGGGCCCAGGGGGAGGGCTTGGAGGTGCTCCAGGTAGCTGGGGAGCGAGTCCCACGTCTTGCGCTCTTCGAGGAGGGCGCGGACGGTGGCGTAGGGGATGGCCTCGACGCGACAGAACATGTCCGCGAGGTCCTCTGGGGTACCGAGGGCGAGGCTGAGTGAGCAGCTCCCGAGGACGACGGAGGTGACCCCGTGGCGGACGGACTCGGAGAGGGAGGGAGCCAGCTCGACTTCGGCGTCGTAGTGGGTGTGGAAGTCGATGAAGCCCGGAGTCACCCAGTGGCCCGTGGCGTCGATGACGCGAGTCCCCGGTGCATGGGGGATGGGGGCAGGGGAGAGGGTGGTGACGGTGCCGCCCTGGATGCCGACGTTGAGCTTCCGCGGGGGATTGCCCAGACCATCGAACACGAGGCCGTTCTCGACGATGAGGTCCATGTCTCCGAGCTTAGCCCGGAGATGGGTTCAGTGTACGGATGTCTGTTCGGGGGGGCGTGCGAACGAGGCACAATGCCTGTCACTCGCGGCACGGGGGGAGTTCATGGTGGAGCGATTGAACCCGCTGATTGGGAAACGAATCCTGGCCCTGCTGCTGGTCCTTCCTGGCTGTTCCCTGTTTCAGCGACCACCTCGCCCTGTTCATGCGCCTCCCGAAGAATCGGCGAAGGTGGAGATTCCGCTCGCGATGTCAGCGGAGGGACGCCAGGTCATCAGAGGCGCAATGGTTCGAGCGATTCAGCTCGCCATGGATGATTTCCTGCCGTGGGATCACAAGCTGCCAGGAGACGCGACGCCGCTTCAGCAGTGCCTTTCTCGGCGAGACGCCTACGACGTCGCGGCGGTCCCTGGACCCAAGGGCGTGATGTTCGTCACCCTCATTCCCAACCCCGACGTCTGCGACGTTGGTGGCCCACCCATCCTGGACGTGGGGGCAACCTACGCAATCGATGTCGTTGGCTGGCGCATCCTCTCCGTGCAGCAGTAGCGGCTCACCGCGCCTCACCCGAATCTGGGGCGAGGACGGGCCACGGTCTCAGCGGATATGTGGCCTCGCTCCAGGATGAGGCGTGGAATCCGGCTCATCGCGCTCACGGCCAGGCTCTCCAACTCGAGGGTTTTCTCCACGGCGAATCCCAGATGTTTGTACATCGGCACATTGCGCGGGTCCGCGGTCGTGAGGAACAGCGAATGTTCCGGCAGGTCCGCCTCGATGCGGCTCAAGAGCACCCGCGTGAGTCCCTGTCCCCGCGCCCCCTCCGCGACGCCAATGAACTCCAGCGTCCACATTCCCGCGGGCTTCAAGGGCTCCGTCAGCTCGAGATAGCGGAGCGTCCGTCGGACGCACTGCCATCCACAGGCACTCCCCACCGCCGCCATCCAGCGGAGCTGCTGGAAGAGCCGAGGCGGCGGCGCCGCCGGACTGACGATGGCCACCGCAAGCACCTCATCACCTCGTGTCACCGCATATCGACGGGCACCCGGCCGAGAGTCATTCAGCGTCAGCGTCGCCGTGAACCAACGCCGCGAGATGTCCCGGTTCGCACCACAAACCCAGCGCATCCCAGGCTCATTCGCGAACGCCTGTGCCAGCACGTTCGCACACTCGGCCAGGGGCACGTCCTCCCGAATCTCAAACATGAGGCGCACCCCGTCGATACAGCGGAGCCTCCGGAACCAGGTGCCCCACGAGCAGCTTCAAGAAGAACAGCGGCGGAATCCAAGCCAGCGACGGCGGAAGAGGGAACAGGGCCAGATTCACGACCAGCGCCACCATGAACGCCGCCATCGCCACCGGCCGCTTGCCCTCCGCCGGGATGCGCTCGACGAGCACCGCGCCACAGAGCAGCAGCCCCGCGTTGACCAGACTCCAACGCCAGTCTTGCCCCAACACCAGGAACCCCACCCCCAGCAGATGCAGCAGATGCGAAGCGACAAACGCAAGCCGCGCGCGAGGATTCGCCTCGCGGTGATACCAGCGCTTGGCGGCATTCGTGGCGTTCGTCAGCACCCCCCCCACGAGATCCAACCCGATCACCACCACCACCGCCGTCTGCAACCACGACCACGCCTCGCGCTCCGGAGCGCGCCAGATGAGCAGCCCCAGGAGACACGCCGTCACCACGCCGCCCCACGCCTCCACGGCGAACTCCACCCGGCTCTTCCCCGGGCCCATGAAGCGCTCGAGGCCCCCCGCCCAGCCGGACGGAGTCGTCGGAATCACCCAGTCGACGTGCAAATCCTCTCTCATGTCGTTCCTCCCTGCCTGGCGCCCTTGCGCGGTGACCACAGCCCTTCCAGCAAGCTCCATGTCAGCGACGTGTCGACAGCCGCCCCCGCGTGCATCCCTTGCAAGGCCCACGCATCCGCGGCCTGGAAGAACGCCCGAGTCACCCCCAGCAGCAGCGAGCGGTCCACGTCATTCCGGATGACCCCGAGCCGGAGCCCGTCATCCACCACGGCCTCGAACCACGCCAACCCCACCTCATCGGGCGCACCACCCGGCGCCGCCCCCAGGAGCGCGAGGTCCTCGGGGTTCTTCGCCAGATGGTCCACGAGCCGGGCACTGCTCAGCCGCAATCGCTCCCAGAACACTCGGGCCGACGGCGCGGCCTCCCACGTCCCCAGGACCCCCAGGACCCGCGCCTTCACCTCCGAGAGCACCGTCCTCGCGAGGTCCTCCTTGCCATCGAAGTACTGATACGCCGCCGTCTTCGAGATGCCAGCGTCCGAGATGATCTGGTTGTACGACGCACCCTCGATGCCATCCCGGGCGAAGTGGGCGCGCGCAATCGCGAGGATTTCCCGCTGCCGCTCTTTCGGCAGTCGGAGGAAGCGAGGAAGAGGCATGGTGTACCAGTGGTACACCCTATCGGTACGCACCGCAAGTGCCCCTGTCTTCACTCGAGCCCGTGACGCAGGGGACGAGGCCCCGGGCGCTCGCCCGCGTGTCGGCTCTCTCGTCCTGTCGTGCCTACCCTTTCGGCGGACCTGGTCATGGGAGGTGAGAGGTGTCGCGAACGCACTGGACCTGGCTGACGGTGGCGGGCCTTGGGATGGCGCTGGGTGCCTTCCCCGGGTGCGAGGATGAGCAGTCGCGCGAGGCGGGCCGCCAGGTGGGGAAGGCGGCGAAGGATGTGCGCGAAGGGGCGCGAGAGGCCGCCGAGGACGTGAAGTCCGCGAGCGAGCAGGCGGCCGAGGGCTTCAAGGAAGGGATGGGAGGCTCCGGCTCGCCGCCCGACGCGGGGACACCGGACGCCTCGGGTCACCGGTAACGTTGGCTGGACGACCGCTGCGTCTCGATGTCGGCATCTTCTCGCTGATGGTGCCGAGGCCGGTGTGGCACGTTGCCGCGGGCGGGGCGTCAGGGTGACGCCTCGCGGCCATGAAGCGGCTGCTGGGGGCCTCATGAGCGAGCTGGAATTGGAGAAGGTCTATCGCCGGGGCGAGGTGTCCCCGGGTGTGCGGCGCGTCCAGGAATGGCTGACGCTGAATGGCTTTGCCGTCGCCGTCGATGGGGACTTCGGCCCCGCGACGGAAGCGGCGCTCAAGCGCTTCCAGGCGAAGACGGGGCTGCCCGTCACGGGCGTCGCCGACGCGGCCACCTTCGCGCGGCTGTCCGCCTCACTGCGGTCCGCGCTCGGGCAGCTCGCCCCCGAGGGCCGCTCCCTGGGCGAGCTGACCGTGGCGTACGCCGCGCAGCACCTGCGCCACCTTCCGCGCGAGGTGGGAGGGCGTAATCGAGGCCCGTGGGTGCGGCTGTATCTGGACGGACATGAAGGCGAGTCCTGGTGCTGGTCCGCCGGCTTCGCGACCTATTGCTTGCATCAGGCCGCGAGGACGCTGGGCGTGGAGATGCCCGTGGAGCGGACCTTCTCGAGCGACCTGCTGGCCGCGCAGAGCCGCGTGCGCGAGCGTTTCCTGTCCACGCTGAGCGCGCCCCCGGACCGCATCCTCATCCGGCCCGGAAGCCTCTTCCTGCGGCGCAGGACTCGAGGCGACTGGGTCCAGGCGGGCATCGTCACCGAGGTGGATGAGGAGACCTTCCAGACCATCGAGGCCAACACGAACGACGAGGGGACCCACGAGGGCCACGAAGTCTGCGCCCGGACGCGGGGCTTCAAGAGCGTGGACTTCGTTCTCGTGTGAGGGATGCCGAGGACACGGCGCGCGGAGTGTAGTGCGCCACCACGGGCTGGTGGTCCGAGGACTCGGTGCTCCGGTCGACCTCGAAGAGGATGGGCTCCAGCTCGGGGCTCGCGTAGAGGTTGTCGAAGCGCTTGCCCGTGGCGGGAACGACGCCGGACTCGTCTGGAAGAGACGAGAGCGTGGCGCTGTCGGCGATGTCCTGCAATCGCAGCCAGTGCTCGCTGCCGCGCGCCACCTTGCCGGAGCGCAGCTCGGTGAGCGCCTGCTTGGGGGTCATCACCGCGCCGCCTGGCAGGCGCACCCGCGTGGCCGCCGCGTGGGCGATGGTCTCCGGCAGGCCTTGCTCCATCACATGGAGCTCATGTCGCAGCCGAGGGTCCGCGATGTTCCCCACGCCGTGGTCGCCGACGCTGGCGTGAGGCTCGCCGTAGCGCACGGCGTACTCTTCCACCGTGTCCGTGTCGTCGTAGGACTTGAGGTGGGCCATCAGCCAGGAGCCGCCGCGCTTGATGGCGGTGTTCGCGTTGAAGTCGCCGAGCGCGATGGCGTGGGGGACCTTCCGGTGGCGCAGCAGCGTGTTGAGTTGCCGCAGGTTGTGCGCGTTGATGCCCGAGTCCCCCAGCGCGTGGTGCACGTTGTAGAGGGCGACAGGAAGGCCCGAGACCTCCAGATGGACGCGGAGCGAGCCCCGGTCCTCGACGAGCTCGAACGGGTCTCCGCCCCGCCGCTGGATGGCCGAGGCGCGCTCGGCGTCGGAGAGGACATACGTGTGGTGGGTGGCCTCCAGCAGGGGATGGCGCGAGAGGAACGCCTTGCCATTGATGAGCCGCGCCCCCGGACCCCCGTCGTGTCCGAAGTAGGCGAGGTGAAAGCCATACCGCGATGACAGCAGCACGGAGATGGGGACGTTGGCCTCCTGGAGCCCGATGACGTCTGGCATCCGTCCCTCGGCCTCCAGCGCATCGAAGTACGCGAGCAGGGCCTCCCGTCGCTGCCCCCCGAGCAGGATGTTGAACGTCATGACGGTGAGGCCGGGGCCCCGCGGAGGTCGGACGTCGGGATTGCGGACGACCAGCGTCCGGCCGTCCCCCAGCTTCCTCTCCGTCGACGGCAACGTGAAGGCGTCGAGGCTCGGCAGGACGAGCGTCGGGTCCTCGCGAGGATGCGGCTCATCGGAAGGCGTGGCCATGCGGCCGAGCAGCGGGCCCACGCCCGGCAGGTGCTCCAGGACCTCGGGCACCTTCATACGGCCTCCCAGCGGGAGTGCCTCGAGCGGGGGGCGCACAGCGATGAATCGAGCGGGCGAGCGGCGGTATCCACCGAACCTCCTGAGTGCCCTCAAGTTCGGTGCGCACCCGCGGACCCGCCAGGGGAGAGCCCCCGGCGAGACAGGGGCCGGCCCTCCTCGGCAGGAGGGCAGCCGGGCTCCGCGGTCGACTACTGACGTCGCTCCAGGTGGAGCGGCGCGCGGAACGGAACGACAGGCGGCGTCAGCTGCTGCGTGGCTGGCAGCAGGAAGCCGTTGCTTTGGGACTCGCTGCCCCCGGGGTTGGTCTGACAGGTGCCATCCGGAAAGAGCACGGAGCGATAGACGAAGGCGACGGTGGGCGCGGCATCCGGGCGCACGACGAAGCCACCCCTTGGATGTTTCAAGACCCGGCGCGGCAGGTAGAACGACGTGGCGTAACCCTGTCCCGCGCAGTCGACGTCTGTGAAATACAGGGAGATGGAGCTCCCGGAGGTCTTGAGGGTGTCTGCGTCGAAGAGCCAGAGGCGCCCGGCGTCGTCGGGCCAGATGCCGAGGTAGACATCGGCGTCGACCTCCCGCCCGTCCGCGTCCACGTAGAAGTAGTTCGATGAGCCGGGCTCACCCTGCGGGCCCTGGACGCCGGTGGCGCCCGGGAGCCCTTGGACACCCGGTGCGCCCTGGGGGCCTGGGGCTCCCACGTCACCCCTGGGGCCCGCAGGGCCTTGAGGCCCCGCAAGACCGTGCGGGCCAGCCGGGCCCCGCGGACCGTCGGACCCCTGGGGGCCCTGGGGTCCTATCTCCCCTTGCTCACCGGTTTTGGTGCAGGCGGATACCACCACGACAAGAAGTGTCAGGAATAGCGCTTTGGGCATACAGGTAATGATACCGATAATCCGGGCTTCAGATACGGATTGAGAGCGCTCCCTGTTCAATGTCAGTGATTCCACCCCGCAGGAAGTGCGTCTCTGTTACACGCGACACGTCCCGAGCGTTCGTGGGTTGAACTCAATCACTGTCTTTTCAACACATGCCGCCGAAGCCACGGAGCCGTCCGGGCCCGTGGGCGGAAGCGGGCCCGGCCTCGGGCACGAGGGGAAGGCTGGAAGACCCGAAGGCGTCGGCGTCACCGCACCAAAAGTGGTACACTGAACACAATGACGGTGCGCCTTCTCGGGGTCGTTCTTCTTGGAGTCTCAGCCTGCGCGACCACCTCCCAGGCGGACGCGTACACCGGTCCAGGGTCCTGCGAGCAGGGCGCGGAGCTGCCGTGCGCGGAGTGGGGCGCGAAGCTGCTGCGCGAAGGCGACCGGCCCCGCGCCATCGAGGCCTTCGGCAAGTCCTGTGAGACGGGGAACCTGTCGAGCTGCATGACGGAGGGACAGCTGCGCAAGGAGGCCGGCGACTACTCCGGCGCGGTGAAGCCCCTGCTCAAGGTGTACGAGACGGACGACGCGCGGGCCGCCGAGGCCCTCGCCGAAGTCTACGACGCGCGCGGAGGCGTCGGGGACCGTGAGGCCGCCAAGGACCTCCGGCATGCGGCGCCCGCGCTCAACAAGCCGGCCACGGAAGTGATGTACGCATTCCGAGCCACGACCGAGCACGGGGCCCGAGGCGAGCTGTCCTTCAACCTCCAACCCATGGCGTTCCTCGACCGGAGGCTCGGCTTTGGCGCCAACGTCGTCCTGGGCGGAGGGCGCTCGGCGGAGTTCAACGGCACCTTCGCCTATCAGCACTACGTCTCGGACTGGCTCGTCCCCTACGGCAAGATGATGCTCGGGACGATGCAGCGGGGGGACTACCACGCCATGAACATGGGCGGGGAGGTTGGAGGGAAGCTCTGCCTGGAGGACATCGGCCACCTGAACATGGCGCTGGGCGTGAGCCGTGGCAGCGGGGGCTACTTCTCCATCGGCATTGGCATCAACGGCATCATCGCCCTCGCGATCCTGGCGGAGATGCGCTGAGCGGCGCCGGGTCGCTGGCGACGCCACGAGGTGCACGCGCGCGCCTCCGAATCACCGGGCAATGACTGTTTGACTCGCTTGGTGGCGCGTCCCTAGCATCGTGTGAATTCTGGCGGGGGATTCATCACTCACATGCAGGCCACGGTGGAGTCTCCTGGGTATCTCTCCCAGGGCGAGGACTCTCTTTACTTCGTTCATCACGCCGCGCTCACCGAGCGCAGGGCGGCGGTGTTGCTCGCGGGGCCGTTGGGCCTGGAGCGGGAGCACGGCTACGTCGTCTGGGTTCGCTGGGCGCGTCACCTCGCGGCCCGGGGTGTGGACGTGCTGCGCTTGGACTACCGAGGCTGTGGCGAGAGCACGGGGCGCTTCGATGAGGCGACCTTCCCGCGTTGGGAGGAGGACTTGCGCACGGGCCTGGATCATCTGCGCAACCTGTGTCCGGGCGTGCCGCTCATGGTGCATGGGCTGCGGCTGGGGGCGCTCCTGGCCGCGCGCGTGTTCCGGACGGAGCGCGTGGACGGGCTGCTGATGTGGGATCCCCCGGAGTCGGGACAGACACACCTGCTGGAGGTCCTTCGCCGCAAGGTGGCCGCGGACAACCTGGAGGGCACGGGAGGGCAGGCGCGCTCCCGCGAGGACTACGTGGCGGCGCTGGAGGCGGGGCGCACGGTGGAGGTGGAGGGGCTCGGGTGGTCTCGCGGGCTGTGGCGTAGCGCGGAAGGTTACTCACTGGCGCTTCCGGACAGGGAGGAGCCTCGGCCGTGGCGGGTGGTCCATCTGGATGGCCGCCCGGCGGAGCGGTTCCTCGTGCCGGAGCGCAGCCACTCGGTCCGCGCGCCGAGGCCGTTCTTCTGGACCACGAGCAATCGGCTTTTGCCGGAGCTGACGAACCTCTATGAGGACGGCGTGAGCTTCATCGCGAAGACCTCGGTGCCGTTGGAGGCTCGGCCATGAGGGTGCTGCTCCAACTCGACGTGAAGGGCCATCGGCTGTGGGGGACGTACCATCCTCCCGCGCCGGGGACGCGTCGCTCGGTGGGCGTGCTCTTCCTGAACCCCGGCCATGTGCCCCGCACGGGACATGGTGGCCTGTCGACCCGGGCCGCGGAGCAGCTCTCGGCGAAGGGCTTCCCGTGCTTTCGCGTGGACCTGCCTGGGTTGGGGGACTCGGACGGCGTGTTGCCGGAGACGACGTCGGAGCTCTACCAGCACGTCTGCAATGGCGGCTTCGTGGACGTGGCCAACGCGGTGAGGGCCGAGCTCCAGCGCCGCTACGCCCTGGACGGGATGCTGCTGGGCGGGCTGTGCGGCGCGGCGACGACGTCGCTGTACCTGGCGGACCGTGAGCCCCAGGGCGTGCTCGGCCTCTTCATGTTCGAGCCCGAGTTCTACCTCTCCGAGCAGGAGGCGGTGGGCGTGGCGGGGGAGGGCGTGAGGGACGAGGCCGAGGCGGAGCACTCGCGACTGTCATTGAAGCGCGTGACGTCGAAGCTCTTCTCGTACTGGGGCTGGATGCGGATGCTGACCCGGGAGAACGAGTACGCGCGGCTGTTCAGGTACGTGCCGTTCCCGCGTCAGCGCCTGTTGGACCTGCTCATGGATTGGGATTCGCTCCCCGCGGTGGCCAATGTGCCGCTGGTGCGTGCGTGGCAGCGCGTGGTGGAGCGAGGGCTGCCCGTGCTGGTCATCACCGCGGAAGGGAAGCTGCGGGATGTGTTCTTCGACCGCATCCATCGCTCGGCGTTGGCGGGGCTGCGGCACTCGAACCTGACGCGGACGCGGCTGCGGGGCACCAATCACATCTTCACCACGGGGGGCGCCATCGACACGTGTGTGGCGCACCTCGCGCAGTGGGCCACGGCGCACTTCCCAGGAGGTGCGTCGAGCCACCTCCCCGTCATGCCCGGAGCCATGCGTCAGGGCGCGGAGCGCGTGGCGAGCTGAGCCCCGCGCTCACCGCGCGCCTCAGACGCGGTGGACGCGCTCGAGGCCCCAGGCGGCGTTCGTGTCGTCGCCGTCGTCCTGCTCCTCGTCGTCCTCGGCCAGGCCCTGCATCGACTTGAGCTGTGCGAACTCCTTGTCGCCGACGAGCTTGCGGATGGCGTCCGGGTCTCCCTCCTCGAGCTCGGAGTGGTTGCTGAAGCGGCTGGAGATCTCGTACTCCTCGTCGTCACACGTCTGATCGTGATTACCGATGAGCCCGAGCTTCGCGGTGGGGCGGATGGATGCTGAGGGGGGCTCGTGCGAGGAGCGGGGCCTCGCACGAGTCTGGGAGAAGAAGCCCGCCGTGACACATTCGACACGGCTGGAACAGGGGGCCGTGGAGGCTCAGGCCGCCACGAGTCCGTCTGTTCCTTGGCGCTGGCTCAGCCGCTTCTGGATGGCGAGGAACAGCGCCTCGTGTGTCGCGGGGGACGCCAATTCCACCTCGCCGCCCGCGTGGCCGAAGGCACCCACTGCGTCCTTCAGCGCCTCGCGCACGGAGAGGGCCAGCATCAACGGCGGCTCACCCACGGCCTTGCTTCCGTGGATGGTGTTGGGCTGCCGCGCGCGCTCCAGCAGGCTCACGCGGAAGTCCACGGGCGCGTCGCTGAAGGCAGGCACCGGATACGTGCTGGCCGAGTGCGTGAGCAGCCGACCCTTCGCATCCCAGCGCAGGTCCTCACCCGTCAGCCAGCCCATGCCCTGGACGAAGCCGCCTTCAATCTGCCCTCGGTCCACGCCCGGGTTGAGCGAGTCGCCCACGTCCTCCAGCAGGTCCACGCGAAGCACGCGCTTCATGCCCGTGTTCCCGTCGATCTCCACCTCCGTCACGGCCGCGCCATAGGCGAAGTAGAGGAACGGCTTTCCTCGGCCCTTGGCCTTGTCGTAGCCGATGCCCGGCGTTTGGTAGTAGCCGGTGGAGGACAGGCTGATGCGCGCCAGATACGCGGCCTCCACCACCTCCGCGAAGCTCACGTTGACGTCGGGCTTGCCTTGGACTTCCACGAGTCCATCGCGGAACACGAGCTGCTCGGCCGTCACGGGGTGGCCCTGCCGGTCCGCGAACAGCTTCACGGCCACGGGCTCCAGGCGCTGGCGCAGCGTCACGCACGCCTCGCGCACGGCGGCGCCATTCAAGTCGGAGCCGCTCGACGCCGCCGTGGCGGAGGTGTTGGGCACCTTGTCCGTCACGGTCTTCGCGACGCGGAGCGCGTGCTCGGGGACACCGAGCTCTCGCATGACCACGCCTTGAATCTTCGTGTGCAGGCCCTGGCCCATCTCCGTGCCGCCGTGCGACACCATGACCGAGCCATCGCGATACACGTGGACCAGCGCCCCCGCCTGGTTGAGGAACGTCGCCGTGAAGGAGATGCCGAACTTCATGGGCGTCATCGCCAGCCCGCGCTTGATTCGCGGGGAGCGGGCGTTGAACGCGGTCACTTCCTCGCGGCGGCGCGCGAAGTCGGACGAGTCCTTCAATTGGCGCCACAGGTGCGGCAGCCGCTCGTCCTCCAGCTCCTGCCCGTAGTGCGTGGTGTTCGTCTCGCCGGTGCCTCGGTAGAAGTTCCGCTCGCGGACCTCGTCCGCGGGCAGCCCCAGTGAGCGCGCCACGCGGTCGAGAATCTCCTCGCCCAGCAGCATGCCCTGCGGTCCACCGAAGCCTCGGAAGGCCGTGTTGGAGACCAGGTGTGTCTTCGCCACCCGTCCCAGGTAGCGCGTCGCGGGGATGTAGTAGGCGTTGTCGAGGTGGAAGAGGGCGCGGTCTGTAATCGACTCGGACAGGTCCAAGGACCAGCCGCCGTTGGACACGAGCTGCGCGTTCAGGGCGAGCAGCTTGCCCTGCTCATCGAAGCCGACGTCGAAGGTGGTGTGGAAGGGATGGCGCTTGCCCGTCACCATCATGTCCACGTCGCGGTCCATCATCCAGCGCACGGGCTTGCCCGTGAGCCACGCGGCCAGCGCCACCAGCGCGGCGGGCGCGTTGCCCTGGGTCTCCTTGCCGCCGAAGCCGCCGCCCATGCGCGGCGCCTGCACCACCACGCGGCTGCGCTGGAGGTGCAGCACGTGGGAGATGACCGCCTGCACCTCGGACGGGTGCTGCGTGGAGGAGACGACTGTGATGTCGCCGTCGTCGCCCCTCTCGGCGAACGCGGCATGGGTCTCCAGGTAGAAGTGCTCCTGTCCCCCCATCGTCACCGTGCCGGACAGCCGCCGAGGACTCGCCGCGAGCGCCGCCTCCACGTCCCCGCGCTGAATGATGTGCGGCTCGGTGTGGTAGCTGCGCTTCTCGATGGCCTCC
Encoded here:
- a CDS encoding peptidoglycan-binding domain-containing protein; translation: MSELELEKVYRRGEVSPGVRRVQEWLTLNGFAVAVDGDFGPATEAALKRFQAKTGLPVTGVADAATFARLSASLRSALGQLAPEGRSLGELTVAYAAQHLRHLPREVGGRNRGPWVRLYLDGHEGESWCWSAGFATYCLHQAARTLGVEMPVERTFSSDLLAAQSRVRERFLSTLSAPPDRILIRPGSLFLRRRTRGDWVQAGIVTEVDEETFQTIEANTNDEGTHEGHEVCARTRGFKSVDFVLV
- a CDS encoding endonuclease/exonuclease/phosphatase family protein — its product is MKVPEVLEHLPGVGPLLGRMATPSDEPHPREDPTLVLPSLDAFTLPSTERKLGDGRTLVVRNPDVRPPRGPGLTVMTFNILLGGQRREALLAYFDALEAEGRMPDVIGLQEANVPISVLLSSRYGFHLAYFGHDGGPGARLINGKAFLSRHPLLEATHHTYVLSDAERASAIQRRGGDPFELVEDRGSLRVHLEVSGLPVALYNVHHALGDSGINAHNLRQLNTLLRHRKVPHAIALGDFNANTAIKRGGSWLMAHLKSYDDTDTVEEYAVRYGEPHASVGDHGVGNIADPRLRHELHVMEQGLPETIAHAAATRVRLPGGAVMTPKQALTELRSGKVARGSEHWLRLQDIADSATLSSLPDESGVVPATGKRFDNLYASPELEPILFEVDRSTESSDHQPVVAHYTPRAVSSASLTRERSPRS
- a CDS encoding serine aminopeptidase domain-containing protein yields the protein MQATVESPGYLSQGEDSLYFVHHAALTERRAAVLLAGPLGLEREHGYVVWVRWARHLAARGVDVLRLDYRGCGESTGRFDEATFPRWEEDLRTGLDHLRNLCPGVPLMVHGLRLGALLAARVFRTERVDGLLMWDPPESGQTHLLEVLRRKVAADNLEGTGGQARSREDYVAALEAGRTVEVEGLGWSRGLWRSAEGYSLALPDREEPRPWRVVHLDGRPAERFLVPERSHSVRAPRPFFWTTSNRLLPELTNLYEDGVSFIAKTSVPLEARP
- a CDS encoding collagen-like triple helix repeat-containing protein, coding for MGAPGPQGAPGVQGLPGATGVQGPQGEPGSSNYFYVDADGREVDADVYLGIWPDDAGRLWLFDADTLKTSGSSISLYFTDVDCAGQGYATSFYLPRRVLKHPRGGFVVRPDAAPTVAFVYRSVLFPDGTCQTNPGGSESQSNGFLLPATQQLTPPVVPFRAPLHLERRQ
- a CDS encoding N-acyl-D-amino-acid deacylase family protein, which encodes MDLIVENGLVFDGLGNPPRKLNVGIQGGTVTTLSPAPIPHAPGTRVIDATGHWVTPGFIDFHTHYDAEVELAPSLSESVRHGVTSVVLGSCSLSLALGTPEDLADMFCRVEAIPYATVRALLEERKTWDSLPSYLEHLQALPLGPNVASFLGHSALRAHTMGLHRSLDSGVRPSEDELRRMESLVREGLDLGYLGLSIMTLKWDKMGGTRDIRSRPLPSTYARWSEYRRLTRLLREKGRVFQGVPNISTKVNVVLFLLESMGLWRPTLKTTVISMMDPRASRGIHRLIGVLSRVANRLLGANFRWQALPEVFDLWADGIDLVVFEEFGAGAAALHLQDAASRTGLLNDPAYRSRFRAEWTNRFLPRAFHRDFNQSRILQCPDPTLVGKSFAQVAQDQSRDAVDVFLDLVATHGDALRWYTVMANDRREELEFICRHPDILVGFSDAGAHLRNMAHYNFPLRLLRLVREAEKRGEPFMPIERAVHRLTGEIGEWFGLDAGVLAEGRRADLVVINPEGLDSSLDEIAEAPMENFGGFIRLVRRNDAAVKSVLISGREAVSLGAVSPALGRERGFGTVLRARA
- a CDS encoding GNAT family N-acetyltransferase — encoded protein: MFEIREDVPLAECANVLAQAFANEPGMRWVCGANRDISRRWFTATLTLNDSRPGARRYAVTRGDEVLAVAIVSPAAPPPRLFQQLRWMAAVGSACGWQCVRRTLRYLELTEPLKPAGMWTLEFIGVAEGARGQGLTRVLLSRIEADLPEHSLFLTTADPRNVPMYKHLGFAVEKTLELESLAVSAMSRIPRLILERGHISAETVARPRPRFG
- a CDS encoding TetR/AcrR family transcriptional regulator is translated as MRTDRVYHWYTMPLPRFLRLPKERQREILAIARAHFARDGIEGASYNQIISDAGISKTAAYQYFDGKEDLARTVLSEVKARVLGVLGTWEAAPSARVFWERLRLSSARLVDHLAKNPEDLALLGAAPGGAPDEVGLAWFEAVVDDGLRLGVIRNDVDRSLLLGVTRAFFQAADAWALQGMHAGAAVDTSLTWSLLEGLWSPRKGARQGGTT